One Jannaschia sp. GRR-S6-38 genomic window carries:
- a CDS encoding class I SAM-dependent methyltransferase has product MTVIERPGAAAHALSGDANGRIWGARAADWALIQEQQCAAGYHAVFDKVPVGSETRLLDAGCGAGLAMRLAADLGAEVAGIDASAGLLEVARDRLPGARVEQGDLEAMPFEDDSFDVVTGFNSFQFAADPVAALQEARRVTKPGGKVFIMTWGEPGSMEVTALVAALKPLLPPMPANASGPFALSEPGKLEELAARAGLTPREAFDVDSPWTYPDLVTAQKGLGSSGVAFKAAEASGQAALDAAHEAALAPFVQPDGGYRIGATFRILMAEKAR; this is encoded by the coding sequence ATGACAGTTATCGAGAGACCGGGAGCCGCGGCACACGCGCTCAGCGGAGACGCCAATGGCCGGATCTGGGGCGCACGCGCAGCCGATTGGGCCCTTATCCAAGAACAGCAATGCGCCGCCGGCTACCATGCGGTTTTCGACAAGGTGCCCGTCGGCTCCGAAACGCGGCTGCTCGACGCGGGCTGCGGGGCCGGCTTGGCTATGCGTCTGGCCGCGGATCTTGGCGCGGAGGTTGCCGGGATCGACGCTTCGGCCGGGCTGCTCGAAGTCGCCCGCGACCGTCTTCCCGGCGCACGCGTGGAACAGGGCGACTTGGAGGCTATGCCTTTCGAGGATGACAGCTTCGATGTCGTGACCGGCTTCAATTCCTTCCAGTTCGCCGCCGATCCCGTCGCCGCCTTGCAGGAGGCGCGCCGCGTCACGAAGCCGGGCGGCAAGGTGTTCATCATGACCTGGGGCGAGCCCGGCAGCATGGAGGTCACGGCGCTTGTCGCCGCGCTGAAGCCTCTGCTGCCGCCGATGCCGGCGAATGCCTCCGGTCCGTTCGCGCTGTCCGAACCGGGCAAGCTCGAAGAGCTTGCCGCGCGCGCCGGCTTGACTCCGCGCGAGGCTTTCGACGTCGACTCCCCTTGGACCTATCCGGACCTCGTCACGGCGCAGAAGGGGCTCGGCTCGTCGGGCGTCGCGTTCAAGGCAGCGGAAGCCAGTGGACAGGCGGCCCTCGACGCAGCGCATGAAGCGGCGCTCGCGCCCTTTGTCCAGCCGGACGGAGGGTACCGCATCGGCGCGACCTTCCGCATCCTCATGGCAGAAAAGGCCCGCTGA
- a CDS encoding LysR family transcriptional regulator, with translation MSQIQLHKIDLNLLSTFEALIEEGSVAGAADRLHLTPSAVSHALGRMRSQFDDPLFVRVGGKMQPTPRALVLAGEMAPILRSLRRALEPAEPFDPATTDRVFRIGLHSMPAFIAQVTAQIGDAAPGAMVEWVRIKPTNQNDLVDGLIDLLHVGGPAHLVDGIQSVDLAPITFFSFVRRGHPAARSWSAEMAGRYRYLQVAVEDTGGTPIEKEHRVMNRPRTLGGKVHDFPLVGPVLAQTDLITTQPSIAMQEIWKRYDLQPLEPVAAPKDFPMRFAWSARSATDPGNVWLRETVIAAYRDHEADVTAQMQAVAIPLGA, from the coding sequence ATGAGCCAGATTCAGTTACACAAAATCGATCTCAATCTTCTCTCGACCTTCGAAGCGCTGATCGAGGAAGGCAGCGTCGCCGGCGCGGCGGACCGTCTGCATCTGACGCCATCCGCTGTCAGTCACGCCCTCGGCCGAATGCGATCGCAGTTCGACGATCCGCTCTTCGTGCGTGTCGGAGGAAAGATGCAGCCGACACCGCGGGCGCTGGTGCTGGCGGGTGAGATGGCGCCGATCCTACGCAGCCTGCGCCGCGCGCTGGAGCCGGCCGAGCCCTTCGATCCGGCGACCACCGATCGCGTGTTTCGGATCGGGCTGCACTCCATGCCCGCGTTCATCGCGCAGGTCACTGCGCAGATCGGGGACGCGGCGCCGGGCGCCATGGTGGAATGGGTCAGGATCAAACCGACCAACCAGAACGATCTTGTCGACGGGCTGATCGACCTGCTGCATGTGGGCGGCCCGGCACATCTGGTGGACGGGATCCAGTCGGTCGATCTTGCGCCGATCACCTTCTTCAGCTTCGTGCGGCGCGGTCACCCGGCCGCCCGGAGCTGGAGCGCCGAAATGGCCGGGCGGTACCGCTACCTTCAGGTCGCCGTGGAGGACACCGGCGGGACGCCGATCGAAAAGGAGCACCGGGTGATGAACCGACCGCGAACCCTGGGCGGCAAGGTGCATGATTTCCCGCTCGTCGGTCCGGTGCTCGCGCAAACTGATCTCATCACGACGCAGCCGAGCATCGCGATGCAGGAGATCTGGAAACGCTACGACCTGCAGCCGCTCGAGCCGGTCGCCGCGCCGAAGGATTTTCCGATGCGGTTCGCATGGTCGGCGCGCAGCGCGACCGATCCCGGCAATGTCTGGCTGCGGGAGACAGTGATCGCGGCCTATCGGGACCACGAGGCCGATGTTACCGCGCAGATGCAAGCGGTCGCCATTCCGCTCGGCGCATGA
- a CDS encoding LysR family transcriptional regulator encodes MTEPNWSDFRIILALDKGGSVTGASRLLGVDASTVSRRLAAAEEVFDAVLIVRGGGAFRFTPEGLAVLKAAEAMETTVSTTTLNVRSMRQAAVGTVRIACVPTAAHVLRPLVGEVTEAHPGLHVDLMSSISGVDLSKGDADIAVRTIPPKDPGLVIAHSFTWGSCLYASADYLARVGRPGAPEDLREHPLVRYNAPLLHARAFGWVEQFADPDRPATRVENSDSARVIIEQGGGIGPLFCAVGDTCPTLVRVFAEPFDQMDSWVLYHESARGSAKVRAVLDALVTFLKTRGPALSGLGAAA; translated from the coding sequence ATGACCGAACCGAACTGGAGCGATTTCCGCATCATCCTGGCCCTCGATAAGGGCGGGTCCGTGACTGGTGCGTCGCGGCTCCTCGGTGTCGACGCCTCGACCGTCAGCCGCCGTCTGGCCGCGGCAGAGGAGGTCTTCGACGCGGTCCTGATCGTTCGCGGCGGCGGCGCGTTCCGCTTCACGCCCGAGGGGCTGGCGGTCCTGAAGGCCGCCGAGGCCATGGAGACGACCGTCAGCACAACCACGCTGAATGTGCGGTCGATGCGGCAAGCCGCTGTGGGCACGGTCCGCATCGCCTGCGTGCCGACGGCCGCGCATGTCCTGCGCCCCCTTGTGGGCGAGGTAACGGAGGCCCATCCCGGCCTTCATGTCGACCTGATGAGTTCGATCTCTGGCGTCGATCTGTCGAAAGGCGACGCGGATATCGCGGTGCGGACGATCCCGCCAAAAGACCCGGGCCTTGTGATCGCGCATAGCTTTACCTGGGGCAGCTGTCTTTATGCTTCGGCCGACTACCTCGCGCGGGTCGGACGGCCCGGAGCACCGGAAGATCTGCGCGAGCACCCGCTCGTGCGCTACAACGCGCCGCTCCTGCATGCGCGCGCCTTCGGCTGGGTGGAACAATTCGCCGACCCCGACCGCCCGGCAACGCGGGTCGAGAATTCCGACTCCGCGCGGGTCATCATCGAACAGGGCGGCGGGATCGGCCCATTGTTCTGCGCGGTAGGCGATACCTGCCCGACCCTCGTGCGCGTGTTTGCCGAGCCGTTCGACCAGATGGACAGCTGGGTACTCTACCACGAGTCCGCCCGCGGTTCGGCCAAGGTCCGCGCGGTTCTAGATGCCCTCGTCACCTTCCTGAAGACACGCGGCCCGGCGCTCAGCGGGCTCGGGGCGGCGGCCTGA
- a CDS encoding sulfotransferase family protein, which produces MSLKIIGTGMSRTGTLSTKTALETLGFGPCHHMMELFANPAQVEIWAEVARCEPVDWEAVFAGYTSQVDFPGGRVWQQTIEVFPEAKVLHNERPEEEWWASFSKTVLKVWANHARLTRNMPPHVQDIFVKLTPFYIDDTFGGIPDKEMALAAYRRNNRLVRELVPDERLLVFTPSDGWASLCDFLDVPVPDQPFPRSNGRDEFWDNFEEEPVG; this is translated from the coding sequence ATGTCCCTCAAGATCATCGGAACCGGCATGAGCCGCACCGGCACCCTGTCCACGAAGACAGCCCTCGAAACGCTGGGCTTCGGCCCCTGCCACCACATGATGGAACTCTTCGCCAACCCTGCCCAAGTCGAAATCTGGGCCGAGGTCGCGCGCTGCGAGCCCGTGGACTGGGAGGCAGTCTTCGCGGGCTACACCTCGCAGGTCGACTTTCCCGGCGGCCGCGTCTGGCAGCAAACGATCGAGGTCTTCCCCGAGGCTAAGGTTCTGCACAACGAACGGCCCGAAGAGGAGTGGTGGGCGAGCTTCAGCAAGACCGTGCTGAAGGTCTGGGCCAACCACGCGCGGCTGACACGGAACATGCCGCCTCACGTTCAGGACATCTTTGTCAAGCTCACGCCTTTCTATATCGACGACACCTTCGGCGGAATTCCCGACAAGGAAATGGCGCTTGCGGCCTATCGCCGAAACAACCGGCTGGTGCGCGAGCTTGTCCCCGACGAGCGGTTGCTCGTCTTTACGCCGTCGGACGGCTGGGCGTCGCTTTGCGACTTCCTTGACGTGCCGGTGCCGGACCAGCCGTTTCCGCGCAGCAACGGCCGCGACGAGTTCTGGGACAATTTTGAGGAAGAGCCGGTCGGCTGA